One Pochonia chlamydosporia 170 chromosome 5, whole genome shotgun sequence DNA segment encodes these proteins:
- a CDS encoding potassium channel (similar to Cordyceps militaris CM01 XP_006665591.1) — MEDTKEASERLATVPRHLECDGDQHQPRSQNDESHLEFSRWWFVSSVFPMVAGTLSSVALAFSICSLGHSWVQQIPPNGDLNQAKFLPDPIWVTIVEAIQLSVAVVANLFLLLDLTRKVRFTISEPIAIVGWYISCICLVCLHAVASGPLLDSLGVSMDETVWSQSFYYGIWAAILYFIVASLIVVTFWGGAVYGHHEDDFDLSRSQRTLMLQTMVFLGFLLLGALIFSTVEDWNYLDAVYWADVTLFTIGFGDYAPTTVLGRALLFPFVLIGVISLGLVVSSIQSMILERGSRRLETRAQEKSRRRMLKSLARKETSGILTPIEGMPTGEFDRRHSEFDLMRAIQKRALNRRRWVAMAISSVCFLCLWLCGALIFYRGERTYQGWNYFQAVYFCFVSLTTIGYGDMVPKSNAGKSFFVFWSLIALPILTILISNAGGTVVKFMNEVTIRLGSITLLPGRGGIKHNAKRLIHQLSCGRLYPGPGTDVARDLENGTTQTGQVSTVETSKSKGKSTNQSFHEKAVLDRKGSMSKTAEPSRSYALHITNPDIWHHHAHTRLDDLPTGDDLHLLIISEIQALSKHVQEDKPRRYTFEEWAWYLRLVGEDERDPLTHRKARPKDRTTHRKRGRKHRGSKKSSRQRPEIHDSHNELQQQQAANGEPLKWSWVGYENPLLGGQEESEWILEKLIDRLRELLLDSWRQRNEGAQPAM; from the exons ATGGAGGACACGAAAGAAGCATCGGAGCGTCTGGCTACTGTGCCGAGGCATTTGGAATGTGATGGCGATCAGCATCAACCACGCTCCCAAAATGATGAATCTCATCTCGAATTTAG TCGATGGTGGTTTGTATCATCTGTCTTTCCGATGGTCGCGGGCACGCTCAGCTCCGTAGCCTTGGCATTCAGCATCTGCTCATTAGGCCATTCGTGGGTGCAGCAGATTCCCCCAAATGGCGATTTaaaccaagccaagtttCTTCCTGATCCTATTTG GGTGACCATCGTGGAGGCTATACAGCTCAGTGTAGCTGTTGTGGCAAACCTATTTCTCCTGTTAGATTTAACACGAAAGGTTCGATTCACCATTTCTGAGCCAATCGCAATTGTGGGATG GTACATCTCCTGTATTTGCCTTGTGTGCCTCCATGCGGTAGCGTCTGGCCCTTTACTAGACAGCCTGGGAGTGTCCATGGATGAAACAGTTTGGTCACAATCATTCTACTACGGCATATGGGCCGCAATTCTCTATTTCATCGTGGCGTCATTAATTGTTGTCACATTTTGGGGCGGCGCTGTCTACGGACATCACGAGGATGACTTTGACCTGAGTCGGAGCCAGCGAACACTAATGTTGCAGACAATGGTATTCCTTGGGTTTCTACTGCTTGGTGCACTAATCTTCTCCACAGTAGAAGACTGGAACTATTTGGATGCAGTTTATTGGGCCGACGTGACGCTATTTACCATTGGCTTTGGCGACTATGCTCCCACCACCGTTCTGGGCAGGGCTCTGCTATTTCCCTTTGTGCTGATTGGCGTCATCAGTcttggtttggtggtttcCTCCATCCAGAGCATGATTTTGGAACGTGGCAGTCGACGGCTGGAAACGAGAGCTCAGGAAAAGAGCCGTCGCCGCATGTTAAAGAGCTTGGCACGCAAGGAGACGAGCGGAATCTTGACCCCTATCGAGGGCATGCCGACTGGCGAGTTCGACCGACGCCATTCAGAATTTGACTTGATGCGCGCAATACAGAAGCGAGCATTAAATCGAAGACGATGGGTGGCAATGGCTATATCTAGCGTCTGCTTTCTATGCCTGTGGCTTTGCGGCGCTCTCATATTTTACCGAGGGGAGAGGACATACCAGGGCTGGAATTACTTCCAAGCTGTGTACTTTTGCTTTGTATCACTTACAACCATTGGCTATGGAGACATGGTGCCGAAATCCAATGCCGGCAAGTCATTTTTCGTCTTTTGGTCATTGATTGCGCTTCCGATCCTGACCATCCTGATTTCAAATGCTGGGGGTACCGTCGTCAAGTTTATGAATGAGGTTACCATCAGGCTGGGAAGTATTACTCTACTACCGGGACGAGGGGGAATCAAGCATAATGCCAAACGACTTATCCACCAACTGAGCTGTGGTCGTCTGTATCCGGGCCCGGGTACCGATGTAGCTCGTGATTTGGAGAACGGGACCACTCAGACAGGACAGGTGTCAACAGTAGAGACGTCGAAATCAAAAGGAAAATCCACTAATCAGAGCTTCCATGAAAAAGCCGTACTCGATAGAAAAGGTTCGATGAGCAAAACTGCAGAACCTTCTCGCAGTTATGCTCTGCACATAACGAACCCGGAtatttggcatcatcatgctcacaccagacttgacgacCTCCCTACTGGTGATGATTTACATCTTCTTATAATATCCGAAATTCAAGCCCTTTCTAAACATGTCCAAGAGGACAAACCACGGCGGTATACCTTTGAAGAATGGGCATGGTACTTGCGCCTAGTTGGCGAAGACGAACGTGACCCGCTTACTCATCGCAAGGCTCGACCGAAGGACAGGACGACACACAGGAAGCGAGGTAGGAAGCATAGAGGGAGTAAAAAAAGTTCAAGACAACGGCCCGAGATCCATGACAGTCACAATGAGTtgcaacaacagcaagcagcGAATGGGGAGCCATTGAAGTGGTCGTGGGTCGGTTATGAAAATCCACTACTCGGCGGGCAAGAGGAGAGCGAGTGGATATTAGAGAAGTTGATAGATAGACTAAGGGAGTTGTTGCTGGATAGTTGGAGGCAGCGGAACGAGGGAGCGCAGCCAGCAATGTGA
- a CDS encoding fatty acid hydroxylase (similar to Cordyceps militaris CM01 XP_006665636.1): MSVQRNPKDSIKSTWRQKDRSEWNIFHWVYEIFQIHPVDLNKNVPVHAKTDKVPYLNDWYQHRWILAHAVLPIAIHQLCVLYTGHNLTAWQAGLLYSAAFNLNAIRELHLLRAMGHKVGFLDGDVHERDGVPDVSVYKVLQSLILTSVVRPAFTVFIGYNIHKTPSSIDLRWLPFETGVYGILLDFFFYWYHRLMHDVDSLWKFHRTHHLTKHPNPLLTLYADTEQEIFDIAGIPLMTYFAMKLMGFPMGFYEWWICHQYVVFAELAGHSGIRMVATPPNPFNWFLRVLNAELILEDHDLHHRKGWKSSGNYGKQTRLWDRAFGTCRDRIECYDKNIDYDNQLTFPIL, translated from the coding sequence ATGAGTGTTCAGCGAAATCCAAAAGACTCGATAAAGTCCACCTGGAGACAAAAAGATCGCTCCGAGTGGAATATCTTTCACTGGGTATACGAAATCTTCCAAATCCACCCCGTCGACTTGAACAAGAATGTACCAGTACACGCGAAAACAGACAAGGTACCGTACCTAAACGATTGGTATCAGCATCGATGGATCCTTGCCCACGCTGTTCTTCCTATTGCTATTCATCAGCTGTGCGTCTTATACACCGGTCACAACCTCACAGCCTGGCAAGCCGGACTGCTGTACAGTGCTGCCTTCAACCTCAACGCTATCCGAgagcttcatcttttgcGAGCCATGGGTCACAAGGTCGGTTTCCTGGATGGCGACGTACACGAGCGCGACGGTGTGCCAGATGTGAGCGTATACAAAGTTCTCCAGTCCCTCATCTTGACGTCGGTTGTGAGGCCGGCCTTTACTGTCTTCATCGGATACAACATTCACAAGACGCCGTCCTCTATCGACTTGCGCTGGCTTCCATTTGAGACGGGAGTCTATGGTATTCTACTAGATTTCTTTTTCTATTGGTATCATAGATTGATGCACGACGTCGACAGTCTCTGGAAGTTTCATCGAACGCATCACCTTACTAAGCATCCCAATCCGCTGTTGACTCTCTATGCCGATACGGAACAAGAAATATTTGACATTGCTGGCATACCGCTGATGACATACTTTGCAATGAAGTTGATGGGTTTCCCCATGGGATTTTATGAGTGGTGGATTTGTCACCAGTATGTTGTTTTTGCTGAATTGGCAGGACACAGCGGTATTAGAATGGTCGCCACGCCGCCAAATCCGTTTAATTGGTTTTTGAGGGTGCTAAACGCAGAGCTTATTCTTGAAGACCATGATTTACATCATCGTAAGGGGTGGAAGAGCAGTGGAAACTATGGAAAGCAAACACGTCTTTGGGATCGGGCTTTTGGCACTTGCCGCGACCGCATCGAATGCTATGACAAGAATATCGACTATGACAATCAGCTTACGTTTCCGATTCTTTGA